From the genome of Sinanaerobacter sp. ZZT-01:
GTGATTTACGTAATGGCAAGTATTTTGATATTAGTAGTCAATTATAAAGCGATACCAGCCGCTTTTACAGAGATCATACAAGGAGCCTTTGGGATAAAAGCCATGGCAGGAGGGGCGATGGGATCCATGATTATCGCCATGCAAAAAGGAGTTGCACGGGGTATCTTCTCCAACGAAGCTGGTCTTGGAAGCGCGCCAATTGCAGCTGCGGCGGCACAGACAAAAAATCCGGTACGGCAGGGTTTGGTATCTATGACAGGAACTTTTATTGATACGATTATTGTATGTACGATGACTGGACTTTGTATCGTAATCACAGGGTCTTGGAATATTGGATTGAAGGGAGTTTCTGTCACGACAAATGCGTTTCAGTCTGGACTTCCGTTTCATCCGCAGATCGCTTCTTTTCTGCTGATGGCATGTCTTGTTTTCTTTGCCTTTACAACGATTTTAGGCTGGAATTACTATGGAGAACGCTGCTTGGAATACTTATCAGATGGAAATAAGAAAATGGTTATGTCTTATCGCTGGCTTTACATATTAGCGATTTTTATCGGGCCATTTATGACGATTGAAGCAGTATGGAACATTGCCGACATCTTTAACGGATTGATGGCATTTCCAAATCTAATTGCAATTTTAGCGCTTAGCGGTGTCATCGTTAGTGAGACTAAAAAATATATGAAGGAATTATAAAAGATTCTAAAATTTTATTAAAATATAAATGCGGCAAGTGGGAAGGTTAAAAAACTTTTCTCAACTGTCGCATTTATAGTTTGACAATACAAAATCATGGTGCTAAAATAAACAATAGTTAGCACTAGCTAACTTCGTGTGAAATCGATTCGTGTAAATCTATTGAATTTTTAGTGGGCTTTTTTTGTTAAAAAGTTAGATTTAACTAACAATTCGGGAGGTGGCTTATTTGAAGACATAAAAATATTTAATGGCATCATGCATAAAAATACGTATCTGTAACAACAGCAATAAACAACAATAGTTATAGTTAAATTGGAAGAATTTTATAAAATATTAAAAGAAAGCGAGAGTGATAATTGGTGCAAAGATTTATAAGAAATGCAGGAACCGTATTTCTGACTTTTGCAATGATAATAAATAGTACAATGCCAGTTATGGCATTGGGCGACGAACTTTCCGCTGATACAGAAGCTGTAGATGTTCAGGTTTATAATGAAGAGAATGGAACGGATATAAACAATGAATCCGATGCAGAAGAGAGTATAGCGACGAAGGATGAAGCCAAAGCAGAGGACAGTATAGAAGCAGAGGATAAAGCCAAAGCAGAGGACAGTATAGAAGCGGAGGACGTATCCGATGCAAAGGGCAATATAGATACAGATAATGAAGAAAATAAATCAGATGTTAATAATGATATAGATCAATCGGATCAAATAAATAATTTGAGTTCAGAAGTGGAAAGCGAACTGGAGGTACCTTCTTTTTTGAATGCATCAGAGGATTTCACAATAGAGGATGGTATTTTGCTTGCTTATACAGGGACGGACACAGAAGTTGTAATTCCGGAAGGCGTTTTGGTAATTGGTGATGGAAGTAGAACGATTTTTACTAATAACTCTGCCGTGACAGCTGTAACCATTTCTGATTCTGTGACAGAAATTGCGGACAAAGCTTTTTATGCTTGTACTGAGCTTACAGAAATCAACTTTTCCGACAAAATTAATTTACAAAAAATAGGAAAATCAGCCTTTTTTAATACAAGGCTTACTTCTTTAGTAATCCCCGAAGGGGTAACAGAAATTGGTGATTCCGCACTTTATGGAAGTACATTGCAAGCAATATCCCTTCCGGCCACTTTGGAAAAATTAGGGGATACTTCGGTTTATTATGCATTTGCTTCAACCAGCGGAACAGCACCGAAATCTTCGTTCAAAGTGGAGATTGCGCAGGAAAATCGTGTTTACAGTGAAAAAAACGGCGCCGTGTATGATAAAGAAGAAGAAACGCTGTTTTATTATCCATCCGGAATAACAGGGAGTTATGAAATTTCAGATGGCACAAAAATAATTGCACCTTATGCTTTTCGCAGTTCCGCATTACAGCAGGTGGTGATTGCTGATTCCGTGGAGGAGATCGGAGAAAATGCTTTCAGCGGGGCGCAAGTGACCAGTATCTCAATACCAGGTTCTGTCAAGCAAATTGGGAAAAATGCATTTTATAGTGCGAAAATGGGTACAGTCAATCTTAATGAAGGGCTTCAAATTATCGAGCAATATGCTTTTGGGGGAGGCCATTTTACCTCTCTGACGATTCCCAAAACAGTTACAGCAATCGGAAGCGGTGCGTTTGAAGATTTTGGAGGGGAAATCCGAATCTTAAATGCAGAAACAAATTTGGGAAGCGGGTTTATAGAATATTATAAAAACATTACTGTCTATGGATTGGAAAATTCTACAGCGCAAACGTATGTATCGGAACTTGCGGCAGAAAAAGGAGATCGCTGTAAAGTGAAGTTTGAGTTGCTGCAAGAAGAGACCGAAACAGAAGTTCAAAGTGTTTCGTTGGATAAAAACACATTATCTCTTTCTGTAGGGAATACGGAAACGCTTACGGGAAGCGTTTCACCGTTGAATGCCACGAATCCATCCTTGACGTGGAATGTATCCGATGAGACGATTGTAACGGTAGACCAAAGAGGAATCGTAAAAGCCGTTGCAGAAGGAAGCGCAATCGTTCAAGCGACTTCAGTAAACGGCCTTTTCGATCAGTGCGAGGTTATTGTGACCGCAGCATCTGATTTTGTGATCCAAGATAATGTTTTGGTTTCCTATACCGGAAGTGAAGAAAGCATTACGATACCCGACAGTGTTACGATAATCGGAAATGGAACGGATGCGGTATTTGGAAACGATTCTAAGGTTGTTTCCGTAACCATTCCGGGTTCCGTAACAAAGATTTCAGATAAGGCGTTTTATTACGCAAACACCCTTAAAGAAATCAATTTTTCTTCCGAGAAGAATTTGAAAGAAATCGGCGCATCTTCCTTTCAATTAGCGACTGCTCTTAAAGAAATTGAAATTCCAGAAGGGGTGACAGAAATTGGAACACAGGCGTTTGTTGGTACTCACAGCTTGACGAGTGTTTCACTGCCGGCTACACTAGTCAGATTCGGTGCTGAAAATGACCGCTTTGATGCAGCTTTTATTTATGCCGCTTCAAAAGGTCATGATACATTAACTGAAATTAATGTAGCGGAAGGAAATCCGGTATATGCTTCAAAAAATGGAGTCGTTTATTCTGCAGACGGGAAAAATTTGCTGTTCTGCCCTCACGCTAGAATGGGAAGCTTAACAGTTGCAGAGGGTACGGAGAGAATCGCTCCTTACGCAATGGCAAAAGGAAAGATTCAACAGGTGATTTTGCCATATTCACTTTTGAAAATTGATGATTCTGCTTTTTATGAAACAAAGCTCATGTCTATTACGATTCCAGGCTCCGTAAAAAGCATTGGAAAGCTTGGATTTTTTAATGCACAAATACGAAGCATTACCTTTGAAGAAGGGTTAGAAACCATTGGTGAAAATGCATTTTCACAAAGCCGGATCACGGGAATTTCGATTCCGGCAAGTGTGAAAGAAATTAAAAGGAATGCATTTGATTTTGAGTATGGTGCGAATCACTGGATTCGGATAAAGGGAAATGATACTATCTTTGATAATGAATTTATACCATATTATTACGGTATCTCTGTTTATGCACAGAGGGGATCGAGCGCAGAACAATACATAAAGGATAAACAAGAAGAAAAAGGTGCGTCTTGTAAACTGATCTTCTGTGAGGTAAGTAGTTTCATAGAAGTGAATGACATTTCTTTAAATCAAGAGACTGCACAATTAAAACGAACAGAGACGGCGGCGCTCACGGTTACAATTAATCCCGACAGAAGTCAGGCTACATTGATAGCATGGAGTTCCAGTAAGCCTGAGGTCGCAACGGTAGATCAAAATGGACTGGTTACTGCGGTGCAGCCGGGTGTAACTGAAATTACAGCGGAGGTAAGCGGCCATATTGCAAAGTGTGTAGTCACTGTAGAAAAGGAAGAAGGAGAAAGTGATTTTACCATTGATGAAGAAGGTAAAATTACCGGCTTCATAGGGCTGGATATGAGAGATCTGGTTATTCCTGAGACGGTGAATGGAAAAAAAGTGACAGGAATTGCAGATAAAGCGTTCTACAGACAAAATGATATTAAAACGCTCATCATTGGTGGACACGTAAAAGAAATCGGAAATGGAGCTTTTCAGCAATGCACAGGAATTACAGCGGTAGCGCTTAATGAGGGAATTGAAAGAATAGGAGAGTCTGTTTTTAATGGCTGTGATAAAATTGAGTCAATTGTGATTCCCGAAGGAATTGAAGTCATTTCAGCAAATGCATTTACAAGTTGCAGTATGCTTCAAGAGATTACATTGCCTTCCTCTTTAAAAACAATTGGTGAAGCGGCATTCCGTTCTTGTACAAAGCTTACTGAAATATCACTGCCGGAAGGATTGGTGTCAATTGAAAAGCAGGCTTTTTTGGGGTGCCCGATTTCCACATTGCATTTACCGGCTTCTCTAGAAAAACTCGGAAATGAATATATTGGAGAAGTTTTTGAAATTCCGGGGCAGAATCCGGCTAATACAACAATGAAGACAATTACAGTAGAAGCGGGAAATACAAATTTCACTGCTTACGATGGTCTGCTTTATGATGCAACGGGAACAAAGGTTATGTTTTGCCCACGTGGACGAACAGAAGCAGAGATTCGTGAAGGCGTAACAAGAATTAATGACTATGCGTTCTTTATGTGCTTCGATCTCGTATCTGTTAAAATGCCTTCCACATTGGAAGAAGTAGGGAGCCAAGCATTTCATTACTGCGAGGCTTTGACAGATTGCACCTTACCGCAGGGTCTTTTGATTGTAGAAAATTCTGCATTTTTCGGTTGTGAAAAATGGGCAGATTTCACAATACCGTCTTCCGTTCAACGTATTGATGCTTATGGATTTACTGAGTGTGCGGCAAAAGAAATTGTGGTACCAGAAGGAATTAAAAGAATTGAAGCGTTCACTTTTTGGGGATACGAAGACACACTTGAGAAAATTACATTACCATCAACATTAGAATATATTGGCGATTCTGCTTTTGCTTGGACAAAAAAAGTAAAAGAAATTGTGATTCCGGAAGGAGTCACAGAGATTGGTTCGCAAGCATTTGGAAGATGTGATGCTTTAGAGAGTATCACGTTACCTTCTACTTTAAAAATAATTGGAAAAGAAGCCTTTATCGGTTCTTCCGAATCCAATGCATTAAAAGAAATTTTTATTTCAAGCAATGTAACCTCCATTGGAGAAAATGCTTTTAAAAACTATGGCGATAATCTTACAATTGTGACAGATCAGTATGGAGATGCAGCTGCCGCTTATGCAGTGGCAAACGGGCATCTTTTACGTATTGAAGGAGATTCAGAAACAGATTTTGTAGTTGAAGACGGAGTTCTGGTTCGTTATGAAGGAAGTGCTTCAGAAGTTGTGATTCCAAACACGGTAATAGAAATTGGAGAGGGAGCCTTGGCTGAAGAAAATTTAAATAGCAGATTGAAAAAGGTTATCATACCATCTACTGTAACCAAAATAGGTAAGGAAGCATTTCACGGCTCTGGTGTAACAGAGGTTCTGTTCTCTGAAGGGAGTCAATTAAAAACCATTGGGGAATCAGCATTTGCTTATTGCACAAAGCTGCCTGCCATTTCATTGCCGGAAACGGTTACAGAGATCGGAGCGAGTGCGTTTGATGGTGACAGCTTACTTGGTGAGATTGCAATACCCGCATCCGTTACATCCATTGGAGATAAGGCATTTAATGTTTGCACGGGACTTCGCAAGGTTACCTTTGCAGCCTCTTCCAATTTAAAAACAATTGGAGAAGGAGCTTTCTATAATTGTTTCCGTCTCTCTGAACTGGACATTCCGGAGGGAGTTACGGAAGTAGGAGATCAGGCTTTTCGAATCAGTAAAACATTTGAACGCATATCTCTTCCATCTACACTTACAAAACTGGGAAGCTCTGTCCCGGCAGTTTTTGCTGCCGTTGGGAATTCAACGCAAAGCGGATCAGACAGCCTTTTAGAAATCAATATTGCAGAGGGAAATACGGTTTATTCTTCTTGGAATGGCTCTGTTTATACAGCAGATAAAAAATCTTTATTATATGTTCCATCTGCAAAAACGGGGACCGTAATTGTAAAAGAAGGAACTGAAACGATTGGAAACAACGCATTGATTCGCAGTAAACTGGATCATATTGCACTGCCCGAGAGTTTGAAAAGCATTGGCGAAAATGCTTTTTCCACAAGCAGCATCTCCAGCGTAGAGATTCCTGCCAGTGTTGAAAGCATCGGAAATAATGCATTTTTCTGGTGCAGCAATTTAAAGAGTGTTTTGCTTAATGACGGCCTAAAGAAAATTTCTTACGGAGCATTTTCTGAATCCCCTTTAAGCAGTGTAACTATTCCCGCCACAGTTGAATCTGTCGGTGAATATGCATTCGACAATGTGCAGAGTTGGGTTTTTGTAAAAGGCAGGGATACCATTTTAGAAAAAGATTTCATATCTTACTATAAACCTTTGACAATCTATGGTGAGAAGGGTTCAACCGCTGAAAGCTATGTGACGGAAACAAAAGCAGAAAAAGGAGAATCTTGTAAGCTGTCATTTGCTTTGCTGGATACCTTTGTTCCGGTTACTCAAATTGATTTGAACACAAAGTCCGTTCAATTAAAGCGGTTTGAGACCTTTAACCTAGAAGTGACCGTTCTTCCTGACGATGCGACGCATAAAGATATGATCTTTAAATCGCTAAATAGCGATGTGGCAACTGTTGACAGCACAGGAAAAATCACAGCAATTTCTTCAGGAACAACCGAAATACAGGTACTTTCTTCTGATGGACCATCCGTGAGCTGTACCGTAGTTGTAGAAAAAGGAGAGACGGACAGCGATTACACGATAAACAATCAAGGTGAAATTACCGGATATTACGGGACTGATAAAGATTTGATCTTTCCGGATACAGTAAACGAAGTGACCGTTGTCGGAATTGCAGATTACGCATTTTCTAAAAACAATCGAATCACATCGATTACTTTGCCTTCCAATATAAAATACATCGGAGACGGTGCTTTTGAAAATTGTATTAATCTAGGGGAAATTAATTTTTCAACTGGATTGCAGAGTATCGGTAAAGAGGCTTTCCATAACTGCGGCTATCTTTCGGAAGTTCATTTACCGGAAGGATTAAAAAACATGGGTGAAGGCGTCTTCATGAATTGCGAGAAATTAGAAAGAGTTAGCTTTCCTTCGACCTTGAAGGAGATTCCGGCTAAGGCCTTTTTAACTTGCTGGAGATTGCTGAAAGTAGAGCTTCCAGAGGGTGTGGAAGTAATTGGAGAGGATGCTTTTTATGAATGCGAGGCGATGGAGACTCTTGTTTTGCCAAATACGCTGAAGAACATTCAGGAAGGAGCGTTTACCGCTTGTGTAAGTTTAGAAGAAGCACGTATACCGGAAGGCGTGGTTTCAATTGAAAAAGAAGCCTTTATGAGCTGCACGGATATGAAGACAATCTATTTGCCTTCTACCTTAAAAACTTTCGGTAATGAATATGCAGGCGATGTTTTTGAACAGAGTGCAAGCGTACTCGGATGCGATCATCTTGAAACGATCACTGTAGCAGAAGGAAATTCTGTTTACTCGTCCAAGGATAATCTGCTTTACAGTGCAGATGGTAAAACATTGTTATTTTGCCCTAGAGGCCGTACCTCTGCTTCGGTGCAAGAAGGAACGGTAATAATTGGTGACTCTGCGTTCTTCTTCTGTTTGAAGCTGGAAAGCGTTACGCTTCCAAGCAGCATTCGCAAGCTGGACAAAAATGCATTTCACCTTTGTGAAAAATTGAAAGAGATTAATCTCCCTCAGGGATTGGAAACAATTGAATATGGCGCATTGGCAGAGTGTGTCAGCTTGACCGAGCTGAAAATCCCTTCCGGTGTCACTTCAATTGGAACATTCGCACTTTCCGGCTCAAATCTTACCAGCATAGAATTACCTTCCAGTGTGGTATCACTAGGTGATCGAGTATTCAGTGCAAGTTTGCAGTTAAAGAAAGTTACAATTCCTTCTATGCTTAAAAACGTCGGTGAGGATTTGTTCACTGGCTGCAATAAAGCATTATGCATTATAACAGATTCCAGTAACAGTACGATTTACCGTTATGCAATTGCAAATAATATACCGGTTCAGGTAACTGGAAGCAGTGGGGGAAGCAGTGGAGGAAGCAGTGGAGGCAAAGGAAGTTCTTCAAAATCAAAATCCACTGCTGAGGAAACGAAAACCACCAAATCTGTAGATGAAGTAACCGGAGCCGTTACAGAGAAAAAAATATACTCTGACGGCACATCAGAAAAAACCGTTACAGAAAAAGACGGTACCGTTACAAAAGTAATCATTAAGCCTGACGGTTCCATTTCCAATACAGAAAAACGAGCAGATGGGACACAAATTACCACAGAAGTTTCTTCTAGCGGAAAAGTAACTGCGAAGATTCAGCTGTCGAAAAGCTTAAAAAAGGAAAAGGGAGTTCGGGTAATTGTTCCTACAGGGGCAAAAACCGGTGCAGGACTTGTTGCCGTCCTTGTTCGTGGAGACGGAACCCGAGAAATTGTTAAAACAAGCATTCCGCTAAAGGATGGAATCGCATTTACAGCGGATTCTGATATGGATGTAGAAATTATAGACAACAGCAAAAAATTCTCAGATATTTCATCTTCTGATTGGCATGCTGATGCAGTGCAGTTTGTTGCGGCACGTGAATTGTTTGCTGGAACAGGAAAGGAGCAATTCAGCCCAAATGAGGATGCGAGCAGAGCAATGATCTTTACTGTTTTGGCTCGTCTTGACGGGCAGGATGTATCGGGTGGAGAAACCTGGTATGCAAAAGCTTCCGAATGGGCCGTTTCTCAACGAATCTCAGATGGTTTAAATCCAGACAGCAAGATTACCAGAGAGCAGTTGGTATCAATGCTTTATCGTTATGCAGGAACGCCTAAAGCGACAAGTGAGCTGGGTAAGTTTTATGACGCAGATGCTGTGTCTTCCTGGTCTGCCGATGCAATGCGCTGGGCAGTTGAAAATCATATTATTTCAGGAAAAGGCAATGGGAATCTGGAACCGTCTGCTTCTGCCACGAGGGCAGAAATTGCAGCGATGATGCAAAATTTTATTACAAACTGATTTCATCTTTAAACTTGACCGCAGGATATCTTTTAATAGATCCTGCGGTTTTTATATGTAAAATTGTAGGATCTATTAGGAAAGATAAGGCACTTTAATTGTGTTATTTTTATGAAATAGTGGAAAACTATATTGACAAAGTTTACAAAGAAGGCTAAAATAATAAATCGATTTATAATAAACTGGTTTACTATTTTAAAGATAGAAAAGATAGAATGGAAAGGGATGAGAATGGAGGAGAAAATGGATCTTTGGAGAAAAGCGCTGGAACTTGATTTTAGAGTTCGTAACCTTCGGGTAAAGTGGGGCTATAAGATGATGAAAAAATATGGGCTTCATCCGAAGCAGCCGATGATATTGACCGCAATTAGTAATATGGGAAGCTGTAGCCAAAGGGAATTAGCGGAAAAAATGCATTGCAGTCCTGCTTCCATTGGTGTTTCCATTCGTCGTTTGGAAAAATCAGGGTTTGTAAAAAAAGAGACAAGTGAAGTTGATTCACGGTCAAGTAGGGTGCAGTTAACAGAAAGAGGAGAGCTTGCTACTAAAAAAAGCAAGGAGATGATAGAACTGCTTACGAGAGAAATGCTGCGGGATTTTTCACAGGAGGAATTGGAGTCGTATAATCATTTGCTAGAAAAAATATGTACAAATTTAGAAGAAAAACGGCTGGAAGAAAAACAGAGCGATTTTTTCGATCATGAGGGGGAATAAAGTTTGAATCAAATCAGGAATTGTCTTAAGCCATATAAGAAATACATTTTTTATGCTGTTTTATTTATGTTGCTGGATGTGGTTGCAGAAATTATGCAGCCTTTACTAATGGCGCAGATCATAGGAAAAGGAATTTTATTGGGAGATGTGAGTTTTATTCTTAAAATCGGGCTCTCTATGATTCTCTTAGCGTTAGTTTCGATTGCGGCAGGAATCGGAAATTCCAAATACTCGGCAAAATCGGGAGTTGGCTTTGCAGCAGAGCTGCGTCAGACCCTATTTAAAAAGGTACAGAGCTTTTCTTTTCGAAACATTGATACCTTTTCCACTGCTTCGCTCAGCACAAGATTGACAAACGACGTTACTTTATTGCAGAATACAGTGATTACGGGAATGCGAATCTTGATACGGGCACCGCTCATGCTGCTGTTTTCTATTATTATGGCAGTACGTTTGAGCGTATCTCTTTCGATTGTACTGGCTGTAATTGTACCGATTCTTTTAGTTTTTGTTGCGATTATGGTTCATTATGCCATGCCAAGATTTAAACTCATGCAAAAACGTGTGGATATTTTAAACCAAAATATTCAGGAAAACGTAACGAATGTAAGAGTTGTAAAATCATTTGTCCGCGGTGCGTATGAAAAAGAAAAATTCCGTGATTCCAATACAAATTTGATGAAAGCTTCTCTTCATGCAATGAATTTGGTGATTATCAGTATGCCAATGATGATGCTGCTTATGAATACATCCATCGTTTCCATTGTTTGGATTGGAGGAACACGCATTATCAATGGCTATATGGATGTTGCAACCATGTCAGCTTTTATCAACTACATCATGATGATTCTCATGTCGTTGATTATGATTTCAATGATGTTTATTTTATTTACAAGAGCGAGTGCATCTTATCAGAGAATACGTGAGGTATTGGATGCAGAGGTGGATTTGACAGACCATTATGACGAAACGCATTCAGATGTTATACAGCAGGAAGTGGAAGAGAAGATAAAAGGCGATGTAGCATTTGAACATGTCTCTTTTTCGTATGATTTAAAAGGCCAGGGAGACGAAATTCTCTCTGACATCAATTTTTCTGCAAAGCAGGGTGAAGTGATTGCAATTATTGGAAGTACAGGAGCAGGAAAAAGCTCTTTTGTGCAGTTGATTCCTAGATTATATGATGTCACAGCAGGAAACGTTTTAATTGATGGAAAAGATGTCAGAGAATATAATCTGCATACATTGAGAAGTCAAATTGGAATGGTGCTGCAAAAAAATACGCTGTTTTCCGGAACAATACGAGATAATCTAAAATGGGGCGACCCGAATGCAACAGATGAGGAAGTGATTCTCGCTGCAAAAAACGCACAAGCACACGGTTTTATTATGAGCTTTCCAAAAGGATATGACACTTGGATTGACCAAGGTGGTGTCAATGTATCCGGCGGACAAAAACAGCGTCTATGTATTGCGCGGGCAATGTTGAAAAAGCCCGCAATTCTCATTCTAGATGACAGTACGAGTGCAGTGGATACGGCGACAGAAGCAAAGATTCGTGAATCCTTTCATGAATCCTTAAAGGAGACAACGACGTTCTTAATTGCACAGAGAATCAGTTCGGTACAAGATGCGGATAAAATTATTGTATTGGATGAAGGCAAAATTTTAGATATTGGAACACATGACCAGTTATTGAAACGCTGTCAAACTTATCAGGAAATTTATGAATCACAAGCGGGAAAGGAGGCGAGTGCATAATGGCAGGAGGCAGAAAGCACGGATCAAACCGTGTATTGATAAAACAGAAACCACAAGATACGAAGGGTACGATTGCAAAATTATGGGGTTATATAAGAAAGAGAAAACTTCTTCTATTTTTTGCATTTTTCATGGTATTGCTCAACATCGGAGCATCCCTTTCAGCAACCAACTATCTTCAGCCCATCATAGACCGCTTTTTACAGCCGGTCGCATCGGGTTTGTCAGTTGAAGAACGGCTGGCGGGACTGGTTCACGGTGTTTTAGTTTTAGCTTGTATTTATTTGGTATCTATCGTCGCAGCTTATGCGCAAAATCGTATTATGGTTTCGCTCACTCAAAAGACGATAAGAGAGATTCGTGAAGACTTATTTAACCATTTGCAAAATCTTCCGATTCCTTATTTTGACTCTCATACCAACGGGGAACTAATGAGCCGTTTTACAAACGATGTAGATACTTTAAACGATGCGATGCAAAACAGCTTGACCACCTTCTTTTCCAGTGGAATTACACTGGTCGGTATCTTGGGGCTGATGTTATATAAAAGCTGGATTTTGACCTTAATCACGGTCTTGGTTGCTCCCATTTTACTCTTTGCAACAGGAAAAGTCATGAAGATGAGCAGCAAGTACTTTAAAGAGCAGCAGGAAAGCCTGGGAGAAGTAAATGGCTACATTGAAGAGATCATGACTGGACAGAAAGTAGTTAAAACATTTTGTTATGAAGAGCTCGCCATGCAAGGATTCCAAAAAAGAAATGAGAAACTGCAAGAGGCAGCTACCGTAGCGCAGGGATATGCAGGCATGATGATGCCTCTTTCAAAAAATATTAACAGTACGAATTATGCA
Proteins encoded in this window:
- a CDS encoding MarR family transcriptional regulator, which encodes MDLWRKALELDFRVRNLRVKWGYKMMKKYGLHPKQPMILTAISNMGSCSQRELAEKMHCSPASIGVSIRRLEKSGFVKKETSEVDSRSSRVQLTERGELATKKSKEMIELLTREMLRDFSQEELESYNHLLEKICTNLEEKRLEEKQSDFFDHEGE
- a CDS encoding ABC transporter ATP-binding protein, with product MNQIRNCLKPYKKYIFYAVLFMLLDVVAEIMQPLLMAQIIGKGILLGDVSFILKIGLSMILLALVSIAAGIGNSKYSAKSGVGFAAELRQTLFKKVQSFSFRNIDTFSTASLSTRLTNDVTLLQNTVITGMRILIRAPLMLLFSIIMAVRLSVSLSIVLAVIVPILLVFVAIMVHYAMPRFKLMQKRVDILNQNIQENVTNVRVVKSFVRGAYEKEKFRDSNTNLMKASLHAMNLVIISMPMMMLLMNTSIVSIVWIGGTRIINGYMDVATMSAFINYIMMILMSLIMISMMFILFTRASASYQRIREVLDAEVDLTDHYDETHSDVIQQEVEEKIKGDVAFEHVSFSYDLKGQGDEILSDINFSAKQGEVIAIIGSTGAGKSSFVQLIPRLYDVTAGNVLIDGKDVREYNLHTLRSQIGMVLQKNTLFSGTIRDNLKWGDPNATDEEVILAAKNAQAHGFIMSFPKGYDTWIDQGGVNVSGGQKQRLCIARAMLKKPAILILDDSTSAVDTATEAKIRESFHESLKETTTFLIAQRISSVQDADKIIVLDEGKILDIGTHDQLLKRCQTYQEIYESQAGKEASA